A segment of the Streptomyces sp. NBC_00376 genome:
GGCGCGGACGGCAAGCCGACCCAGGTCGAGAACATGATCATGCCGCCGTCCTCGCACGGCGTGAAGGTCATCTCCATCGGGATGTTCACCCCGGGCAACGCCCCGGTGGTGTGGCGCGGGCCGATGCTGCACCGCGCGCTCCAGCAGTTCCTCGCCGACGTGTACTGGGGCGACCTCGACGTCCTGCTGCTCGACCTGCCGCCGGGCACCGGCGACATCGCGATCTCGGTGGCTCAGCTCGTGCCGAACGCCGAGATCCTGGTCGTCACGACCCCGCAGCAGGCGGCGGCCGAGGTCGCCGAGCGGGCCGGTTCGATCGCCGTGCAGACCCACCAGAAGATCGTCGGTGTCGTCGAGAACATGTCGGGCATGCCGTGCCCGCACTGCGACGAGATGGTCGACGTGTTCGGTACCGGCGGTGGCGCGAAGGTCGCCGAGGGCCTGACGAAGACGGTCGGCGCGGAGGTGCCGGTGCTCGGCTCCATCCCGATCGACGTGCGGCTGCGCGAGGGCGGCGACGAGGGCAAGCCGGTCGTCCTGTCCGACCCCGACTCCCCGGCCGGCAAGGCGCTGCGCACCATCGCGGACAAGCTGGGCGGCCGTCAGCGCGGCCTGTCGGGCATGTCGCTGGGCATCACCCCGCGCAACAAGTTCTGAAACGGCGGGCGGTGACCGGCCCGGGCCGGTCACCGCCACGCACTTTCGCGCCTGTGTCCCCGTGCTACGCGTACGCCGTGATGTCGCCGATCACCGAGAAGCCCAGCCCGTACGCGCTCATCCCACGCCCGTACGCGCCGATGTGCACCCCGCCGGGCGCCGATCCCGCCAGCACCCAGCCGAACTCGGACTCGCGGTAGTGGAACGGGACGGGGACCCCGTCCACCGGCAGTGACAGCACCGACCACGCGGGGCCGTCCAGGTCGTCGGCGAGTTCGAACGCCGTCTCCGTCTGCTGGTCCAGCCAGTCGTCGCGCAGCGCGTGGTCCATCTGCGACGGCCAGGTACAGGCGAGCAGACCGGACCCGGCCAGCCAGGCCGCGGAGGACACCGTGGTCGCGTCCAGCACCCCCGTGCCGTCGCCGCTGTGCCGCACCGGGCTGCTGGCCATCGACACGACGACGGCGAACCGTTGCTTCTCGGCACCGGCGTCGGCCCGGACCGACGGCTCGTCACCATGACCGATGGAACCGTGCTGCACCGTGCCGTCCGCCGCGGTGCCCACCTGCATCAGCCGGCGCGGGCCGGTGAAGGCCTCGTCCAGTCCGTACCAGGGGAACGTGGCCGCCAGATAGCCGTCGACAGTACGCCGGGCCGCCGGCATCCCCTCTGCCGTGCCTGTGCTCGGCACGTCTTCCGCGCCCACCCGACTTGTCGTCTCCATCTGCCCGGCCGCCTCCTCGATCCGTTGGGTCCGGAGCGGCCCGCCCCCCAACGGGCGTACTCACAACCGGACAGATGGAGAATAGCCATAGCCTCCGGGCGAGCCTGGATTGGCGGGGGGTCAGGTGGCGTCGGCGTCGAACGGCGGCCGGTCGTCCTTTGCGGGCTGGTCACGCTTCTTGAGCAGGTCCGGAGCACCGGCGGAACCATTGGCGGCGGTGATCGCGGCGCCGCTCGACACGCTGCTCCGGGAGTCCTCGGACTCCTCTTCCTTGCTCTCCCGGCCGTTCACCGCGTCGGTGACCTCGGCAAGATCCTTGCGGAGGTCGAAGCTCTCGCGGATCTCCTTCAGCCCCAGGTCGTCCTTGCCGTCCATGAGCTGCTTGCGGACGAACGTCTTGGGGTTGAGGTCCTCGAACTCGAAGTCCTTGAACTCCGGGCCGAGCTCCGTACGGATGTCCTCCTTGGCGCTCTCCGAGAACTCACGGATCTTGCGGATGAAGCGCGAGGCGTCCTGGATAACCTTTGGCAGCTTGTCCGGGCCGAAGATCAGCACGCCCAGAACCGCGAGCGTCACCAGCTCGAGTGCGCCTATGTCATTGAACACCCTGTTGCCCTTCGTGTTCTCCGAGACCATGTCGGTCGAGGTCCGGACCCGGCCCACGGTACCCGTCGGAACTGTCCGCGCGGTAGCGTGCCGGAGCCGTCACGTGCCGCTTGCGGAGCCGAGCGTCAAAGAGATGGACAGGTCTTTACCACCGCGGGTCAGCTTGAGGTCCAGACGGTCGCCCGGACGGTGCGCGCGGATCTTCACGATGAGTTCCTCGCCGCTGTGCACCCGCCTGCCACCGACCTCGGTGATGACGTCCCCGGGCCTGATCCCGGCCTTGGCCCCGGGCCCGCCCGGCGTCACCGCGGACTTTCCGGCCGCGCCCTTCTCCCCGACCCTGGCGCCGTCCCCGGCGTACTTCATGTCGAGGGTGACACCGATCACCGGGTGGGTGGCCCTGCCGGTGTTGATCAGCTCCTCGGCGACCCGCTTGCCCTGGTTGATCGGGATGGCGAAGCCGAGGCCGATGGAGCCCGCCTGCCCGCCCTCCTCGGACGCACCGCTGTCGGCGGCCCGGATGGCGCTGTTGATGCCTATGACATGGGCGTCGGTGTCGACCAGCGGACCGCCGGAGTTGCCGGGGTTGATCGGCGCGTCGGTCTGCAGCGCGTCGACGTAGCTGATGTCGCTGCCGTCGCCCTTCTCGCCGCCCGCGGTGATCGGCCGGTCCTTGGCGCTGATGATGCCGGAGGTCACGGTGTTGGACAGGTCGAAGGGTGCGCCGATCGCCACCACGGGGTCGCCGACCTGCACGTTGTCGGAGTTGCCCAGCGGCAGCGGCTTGAGGCCGGAGACCCCGGTGACCTTGACCACGGCCAGGTCGTAGCCGCTGTCCTTGCCGACGACCTCGGCGCGCGCGGTCTCGCCACCGCTGAACGTGACGGTGATCTCGCCTGCCTGGCCGGCCGGGGCGACGACGTGGTTGTTGGTGAGGATGTGGCCGGAGCCGTCGAGGACGAAGCCGGTGCCGGTGCCGGACTCGGCGGAGCCGCTGACGTGGAGGGTGACCACGCTGGGCAGTGCGCTGGCGGCGATGCCCGCGACGCTGTCCGGGGCGCGGCCGCCGCTGCTGCGTCCTGCCTGCGGGAGCTCGACCTGGGTGAGGCCGCCGTTGCGCTCCATGTAGGCCCCGATGCCGCCGCCGATGCCGCCCGCCACCAGCGCGAGCAGTACCGCGCCGATCAGGAGCGAGCCGCGCCGGTTCTTCTTGCGGCCGGTGTCGGCCCCGAGCGGCGGGCCCGGGTGGGTGAGCGGCTGCCTGGGCGCGCCCCAGGGGTCGTACTGGAGCCACTGCGTCGACGCCCCGTGCGGCTGGGGCTGCTGAGGTGTGTGGGGCGGCGGGGGCGTGAAGCCGGCGGGGGCGGGTGAGGCTGGGGCCGACGGTGCGGGGATGGGCGACGTGGGGATGCCCGCGCCGTTCGTCCCCGCGTACTGCGGGGGTACGGGGGTGCCGTGCGCCGGGGTCGGTACCGGCCGCTGCACGGGTGGTGCGGGAGCCCAGGGGCCGGGTCCGCCGTAGGGCGGGGTGCTGTACTCGTCGGGCTGGTGCAGCGGCGTCGCGGGCCGCGCGGCCGGTACCTCGGGAGCCGGGGCCGGGGCCGGGACATCGGCCGTGTGCGTCGCGGGCTCCGTCGTGCCGATCTCAGCCGTCGCTTCCGTCGTTTGCGCCGCCTGCGTCGCGTCCGTCGCCGGAGCCGCGTCCGCCGGGTCGGCCGTGGGCGCCGCGTCCGCTACGGGGGACGGCTCCTCCGGCGCTGTGCGGGGGGTGCGTCCCGGCGTCGGCCGGCTCCACCACTTCGCCTTCGGCCCGGTGGACTTCCCGTCTTCCATGCTCTCCCCGCAACTGCCGCAACTGACCTCTGCACGCCCCGGCAGGGGCGTCCCTCCCGGAACTGCTCCCGGAATTCAACCAGGTTTGCGAATGCTTGCGCAGACCCCGGTCAGCGCCGGACGGAAAGCGGCAGACCAAGATCGTCGGGGGTGGGGAGGGCCGAGGCCGACGACTGCGCCCAGGGCGGTGGTGACGACTGCGTCCCGGACGGTGGCACGGAGGGCACCGGGGACTGCGCGGCAAGCCGCCCGAACACCTGGGCGAAGAGCGGGGTGGTGCCGGTCGGTCGTATCAGCGGCGGCGCGGACATATTGGTCAGGACGGGTGTGGCATAGGGGTTCCCTGCGAGGCTCGCGGTGGAGAGCCCCACGGGAGTGGCGGAGGGCACCGCCGGTGCGACGCTCGCCGCGGTCGACGGGGCGACGGCGATCGAGCGCTCGCCCGATCCCCGCGTGGCGAGCGTGCCGTGGCCGCCGGTGGAGCGGCGGCCGGCCGGGCTGCCGCCCTCACCGCGCGAAGGCACGTCGAGCGGGGTCACCGCGTTTCCGCCGCCCGTGGCCCGGGCCGCGGGGCTGGGGCCCGCACCGGTGGGCAGGGCACCGCCGAGGGCGATGGCCGCCAGTGAGACGGCGCTCGCCGCCGCGAAGGCGAATCTCCGGCCGCGCCAGGGCGACCGCTCGCCCTCCCGGCCCGCCTCATGGATCCGGAAACCGGAACGGGAGGACCCGCCCGGCAGTACGGCCGTCGAGCCGTGCGGGGTCGGGAGGAAGCCGAAGCCGCCGAGCGGCCGGCTCCCCGGCGAGTCCGGGCGGCTGCCGGACGGCTGGATCACGGGGAAGAGCCCGTCGCCGAAGCGCCCGGAGCCGCCGAATGGTCTGTCCGGGCCGTCGTCGTCACCCCCCGGCCCCCCGGGAAGGCCCTGCAGCCGGGCGAGGAAGCCCTCGGACGGCGACGGCGGGGCGGACTGGGCGAAGACACTCTTCAGGCGACGCTGCGCCGCGGCCTCGGCCTTGCACTTGGCGCAGGTCGCGAGGTGGGCGAGCACCCGCTCACGGGCGTCGTGTTTCAGCTCGCCGTCGACAAGCGCGGCGAGGCGGTCCCCCAGGTGTTGTTCCGCGGGGGTCGGACCTGTGCCACTCACGCCGTTCCGCCCTCCCCTGCCAGGATCGCGCCCGCCAGCGAGCGCTGCTCGGCACGGGCCTCGGGCGAGCGGTGCTTCAGGGCCTTGCGCAGGTGCGAACGGCCGCGGTGGATGCGGCTGCGCACGGTGCCGAGCTTCACGCCCAGCGTCGCGGCGATCTCCTCGTACGAAAGACCCTCGATGTCGCAGAGCACGACGGCGGCACGGAATTCGGGCGCGAGGGTGTCCAGCGCCTGCTGGACGTCCGCGTCGAAGTGGGTGTCGTTGAAGACCTGCTGCGGGGACGGCTCACGGCTCGGCAGCCGCTCGGCGGCGTCGTCGCCGAGGGAGTCGAAGCGGATCCGCTGCTTACGACGGACCATGTCCAGGAACAGGTTGGTCGTGATGCGGTGCAGCCAGCCCTCGAAGGTGCCCGGTGTGTAGGTCGACAGCGACCGGAACACCCGGACGAAGACCTCCTGGGTGAGGTCCTCGGCATCGTGCTGGTTGCCCGTCAGACGGTAGGCCAGGCGATAGACCCGGCCGCTGTGCGTGCTGACGATCTCTTCCCATGAGGGTGGCGTCCACGCCTGGGAGTCCGCGTCTGAGGCGAAGGTCGCGGTCGGTGCGGAGTCGTTGGAAGAACGGTCAGCAATGTAGGTCACGGATTTCGGCTCACCCGCCGACCTGAGAAAGCGCCGCAGCACTCCTCCCCGATCCACAGGCGCAGCCGCACCTCCCCTATCGGCTCTGGTGGTGTCCAGTGGAGTCCCTACCATAGCCACCTCGCCCGTTAGCTCCGGATAAGCCTTTTTCCTGCTGGGGCCGGGGATCGCCCCGGGAACCGCCGGCCCGTGGCTCCCGGACCCGATCCGCGGGCCGATTCCACAGGCTCTCCCCTGCCTCTCCATAACGCCCGGTCCCATCTGCGGGTTCCCGGGTGCAGCGGATACAGTCACCGTTGCGCCAACTACGGGGACAGGAGAGGGTCATTACCGCCAACCGGCAGACGAGCTGGGCGTTCGCCGACGCCTTTGTCGCCGAGGACGAAGCACTGCACTGGGCCCGGGACCGGGCCCGGGAGGCGGGGCTCCGCTCGGTGTCGCCAGGTACCGGCGCCGCGCTGCGCCTGCTCGCTGCCACGACGGACGCGAAAGCGGTGGCCGAAATCGGTACCGGGACCGGCGTGTCCGGTCTCTATCTGCTGCACGGAATGCGGCCCGACGGCGTGCTGACCACGGTCGACCCGGAGCCCGAGCGCCAGCAGTTCGCCCGCGAGGCCTTCCGGGCCGCCGGGTTCGCCGCCAACCGTGCCCGCTTCATTCCCGGCCGCGCCCTGGACGTACTGCCCCGGCTCGCGGACGGCGGATACGACCTCGTGTTCTGCGACGGCGACCGGCTGGAGAGCCTGGACTGCCTCGCTGAATCGTTGCGCCTGCTGCGCCCCGGCGGCCTGGTCTGCTTCGAGGGCGTCTTCGCGGACGGCCGTACCGTCGATTCCGCGGCCCAGCCCGCGGAGGTGCTGCGGCTGCGGGAGCTGCTGCGCGCGGTGCGGGAGAGCCAGGAGCTGCTGTCGACGCTGCTGCCGGTGGGCGACGGGCTGCTGTGCGCGGTGCGCAGGGGCTGAGGCCCGCAAGGCCGCGCCGGACTGTCCGGCCATCCGGGCCGTGAACGGTCGCGGAGGGCCGCGAACAGTCGTGAACGGTCATGGACGCAGCACTGCCCCGGCACGGACTCCGTGCCGGGGCAGTGCTGAAGTGTGGGCGCCTCTGCTCAGCCGACGACCTTCTTGAGGGCATCGCCGAGTGCATCGGCCTCGTCCGGAGTCAGCTCCACGACAAGCCGACCGCCGCCTTCGAGCGGAACGCGCATGACGATGCCCCGCCCCTCCTTTGTCACCTCGAGCGGGCCGTCGCCCGTCCGCGGCTTCATGGCCGCCATGCTCGTTCCCCTTCCTGAAACCAGCTCATCGCAACCGGCGGCCCCATGACAGGCGCTGTGTCACCGGCATCGAACACATTGCTTCCAGGCCATTATCCCGCATCACAGACCCCAATGACCAACATCGGTCTGCATCGCTTGCGCAACGCGCTCTCTCAAAACCACCCAATTCGGCGATCGGCCTGCGATACTCCGCCACCCGCACCCCCGCATCGGAGCGCAATTGTTAGACGCAGGTCACATATCGGCTCCCGTCCGAGTCGGCCATGCTTGCCTGGACAGGCATTGCCCGAGGTGCGAAGGGGACAACGAAATGGCCGACCACATGGCGGACAGCGTGCTCTACGAAGTGAGCGACGGACTCGCGACGATCACGATCAACCGTCCCGACGCGATGAACGCCATGAACACCGCGGCCAAGGTGGCGCTCCGGGACGCGCTGCGGTCCGCGGCGGCCGACACCGCCGTACGCGCCGTGCTGCTCACCGCGACCGGGCGGGCGTTCTGCGTCGGCCAGGATCTGAAGGAGCACGTGGCCACGCTCGAAAGCACCCGCGAGTCGGGCAGCGGCAACGCGCTGAGCACCGTGCAGGAGCACTACAACCCGATCGTGCGGGCCATCACCGAGATGCCCAAGCCGGTCGTCGCCGGGGTGAACGGCGTCGCCGCCGGTGCCGGTTTCGGCTTCGCGCTCGCCTGCGACTACCGGGTGGTCGCCGACACCGCCTCGTTCAACACCTCCTTCGCCGGCGTGGCCCTCACCGCCGACTCGGGCGTCTCGTGGACGCTGCCGCGCCTGATCGGGCAGAGCCGCGCCGCCGATCTGCTGCTCTTCCCGCGCTCGATCTCCGCACAGGACGCCCATGAGCTGGGCATCGTGAACAAGCTGGTGCCCGCCGCCGACCTGGCCGCCGAGGCCGCCGCCGTGGCCCGCACCCTGGCGTCCGGCCCCACGGTGGCGTACGCCGCGCTCAAGGAGTCCCTGGCGTACGGCGCCGGTCACTCGCTGGGCGAGGCGCTGGAGAAGGAGGACGAGCTCCAGACCCGGGCGGGCGCGTCCGAGGACCACACGATCGCGGTGCAGGCGTTCCTGAACAAGGAGCGGCCGAAGTACCTCGGCCGGTAGCTCCCGGGCTACGCCCCCGTACGGCGCGCCACGCAGTCGGCCAGGTGGTCGTCGACCAGGCCGCACGCCTGCATCAGCGCGTAGGCCGTGGTGGGCCCGACGAAGCGCAGGCCGCGCTTCTTGAGGTCCTTGGCCAGTGCGGTGGACTCCGGGGTGACCGCCGGGATGTCCTCGGTGGTGCGCGGTACCGGGCGGCCGGCCGGGTCGGGGGCGTGGGACCAGATCACCTCGTCCAGCTCGCCGTCCGCCCAGCCCGCCAGCACCTTGGCGTTGGCGAGGGTCGCCTCGATCTTCGCGCGGTTGCGGATGATGCCGGCGTCGGCGAGGAGGCGCTCCTTGTCGGCGTCGGTGAACTCCGCGACGGCGGGGATCTTGAACCCGGCGAAGGCGGAGCGGAAGCCCTCCCGGCGGCGCAGGATCGTCAGCCAGGACAGGCCCGACTGGAAGGCCTCCAGGCAGAGCCGTTCGAAGAGGGCGTCGTCGCCGTGGACGGGGCGGCCCCATTCGGTGTCGTGGTACGCGAGGTAGTCCTCGGTGGAGAGCCCCCACGGGCAGCGCAGGCCGCCGTCCGGGGCCGCTTCGACGCCGCTCATTCCTGGGGCTCCTCTCCGGGGTGCCCGGTCCGCCGCGGGTCCGGGCCGGGCGCCTCCCACGGCGCCCTCGGGCGGTCCTCGGGCAGCTCCCGCGCCTGTGACGGCTGTTCCTTCGGCGGCTTGATCAGATCGGGGCCGCCGACCGCGGTCGCCTGGGCACCGGCCAGCGCCGACTCCAGCTCCGCGATCCGCGCATCCCGCTCGGCGAGCTCGGCGCCGAGCCGGCTGAGCGCGACATCGACGTCCGCCATGCGGTAGCCCCGCACGGCCACCGGC
Coding sequences within it:
- a CDS encoding Mrp/NBP35 family ATP-binding protein; protein product: MATEDAVLEALATVNDPEIHRPITELGMVKSVEIDADGAVAVTVYLTVSGCPMRETITKNVTDAVARVEGVSRVDVTLDVMSDEQRKELASSLRGGTAEREVPFAKPGSLTRVYAVASGKGGVGKSSVTVNLAAAMAADGLKVGVVDADIYGHSVPRMLGADGKPTQVENMIMPPSSHGVKVISIGMFTPGNAPVVWRGPMLHRALQQFLADVYWGDLDVLLLDLPPGTGDIAISVAQLVPNAEILVVTTPQQAAAEVAERAGSIAVQTHQKIVGVVENMSGMPCPHCDEMVDVFGTGGGAKVAEGLTKTVGAEVPVLGSIPIDVRLREGGDEGKPVVLSDPDSPAGKALRTIADKLGGRQRGLSGMSLGITPRNKF
- a CDS encoding sec-independent translocase, which translates into the protein MFNDIGALELVTLAVLGVLIFGPDKLPKVIQDASRFIRKIREFSESAKEDIRTELGPEFKDFEFEDLNPKTFVRKQLMDGKDDLGLKEIRESFDLRKDLAEVTDAVNGRESKEEESEDSRSSVSSGAAITAANGSAGAPDLLKKRDQPAKDDRPPFDADAT
- a CDS encoding S1C family serine protease translates to MEDGKSTGPKAKWWSRPTPGRTPRTAPEEPSPVADAAPTADPADAAPATDATQAAQTTEATAEIGTTEPATHTADVPAPAPAPEVPAARPATPLHQPDEYSTPPYGGPGPWAPAPPVQRPVPTPAHGTPVPPQYAGTNGAGIPTSPIPAPSAPASPAPAGFTPPPPHTPQQPQPHGASTQWLQYDPWGAPRQPLTHPGPPLGADTGRKKNRRGSLLIGAVLLALVAGGIGGGIGAYMERNGGLTQVELPQAGRSSGGRAPDSVAGIAASALPSVVTLHVSGSAESGTGTGFVLDGSGHILTNNHVVAPAGQAGEITVTFSGGETARAEVVGKDSGYDLAVVKVTGVSGLKPLPLGNSDNVQVGDPVVAIGAPFDLSNTVTSGIISAKDRPITAGGEKGDGSDISYVDALQTDAPINPGNSGGPLVDTDAHVIGINSAIRAADSGASEEGGQAGSIGLGFAIPINQGKRVAEELINTGRATHPVIGVTLDMKYAGDGARVGEKGAAGKSAVTPGGPGAKAGIRPGDVITEVGGRRVHSGEELIVKIRAHRPGDRLDLKLTRGGKDLSISLTLGSASGT
- a CDS encoding zf-HC2 domain-containing protein codes for the protein MSGTGPTPAEQHLGDRLAALVDGELKHDARERVLAHLATCAKCKAEAAAQRRLKSVFAQSAPPSPSEGFLARLQGLPGGPGGDDDGPDRPFGGSGRFGDGLFPVIQPSGSRPDSPGSRPLGGFGFLPTPHGSTAVLPGGSSRSGFRIHEAGREGERSPWRGRRFAFAAASAVSLAAIALGGALPTGAGPSPAARATGGGNAVTPLDVPSRGEGGSPAGRRSTGGHGTLATRGSGERSIAVAPSTAASVAPAVPSATPVGLSTASLAGNPYATPVLTNMSAPPLIRPTGTTPLFAQVFGRLAAQSPVPSVPPSGTQSSPPPWAQSSASALPTPDDLGLPLSVRR
- the sigE gene encoding RNA polymerase sigma factor SigE, which translates into the protein MVGTPLDTTRADRGGAAAPVDRGGVLRRFLRSAGEPKSVTYIADRSSNDSAPTATFASDADSQAWTPPSWEEIVSTHSGRVYRLAYRLTGNQHDAEDLTQEVFVRVFRSLSTYTPGTFEGWLHRITTNLFLDMVRRKQRIRFDSLGDDAAERLPSREPSPQQVFNDTHFDADVQQALDTLAPEFRAAVVLCDIEGLSYEEIAATLGVKLGTVRSRIHRGRSHLRKALKHRSPEARAEQRSLAGAILAGEGGTA
- a CDS encoding O-methyltransferase, with amino-acid sequence MRQLRGQERVITANRQTSWAFADAFVAEDEALHWARDRAREAGLRSVSPGTGAALRLLAATTDAKAVAEIGTGTGVSGLYLLHGMRPDGVLTTVDPEPERQQFAREAFRAAGFAANRARFIPGRALDVLPRLADGGYDLVFCDGDRLESLDCLAESLRLLRPGGLVCFEGVFADGRTVDSAAQPAEVLRLRELLRAVRESQELLSTLLPVGDGLLCAVRRG
- a CDS encoding DUF3117 domain-containing protein, translating into MAAMKPRTGDGPLEVTKEGRGIVMRVPLEGGGRLVVELTPDEADALGDALKKVVG
- a CDS encoding enoyl-CoA hydratase/isomerase family protein, whose protein sequence is MADHMADSVLYEVSDGLATITINRPDAMNAMNTAAKVALRDALRSAAADTAVRAVLLTATGRAFCVGQDLKEHVATLESTRESGSGNALSTVQEHYNPIVRAITEMPKPVVAGVNGVAAGAGFGFALACDYRVVADTASFNTSFAGVALTADSGVSWTLPRLIGQSRAADLLLFPRSISAQDAHELGIVNKLVPAADLAAEAAAVARTLASGPTVAYAALKESLAYGAGHSLGEALEKEDELQTRAGASEDHTIAVQAFLNKERPKYLGR
- a CDS encoding DNA-3-methyladenine glycosylase I; this translates as MSGVEAAPDGGLRCPWGLSTEDYLAYHDTEWGRPVHGDDALFERLCLEAFQSGLSWLTILRRREGFRSAFAGFKIPAVAEFTDADKERLLADAGIIRNRAKIEATLANAKVLAGWADGELDEVIWSHAPDPAGRPVPRTTEDIPAVTPESTALAKDLKKRGLRFVGPTTAYALMQACGLVDDHLADCVARRTGA